A single window of Nematostella vectensis chromosome 4, jaNemVect1.1, whole genome shotgun sequence DNA harbors:
- the LOC125561763 gene encoding uncharacterized protein LOC125561763 → MSLAPKIDEVIEFVLRKEADLVFITETWLKESVSDGVINIPDFSVVHRDLMEQMHGRVCAYIKDGCRFQHLKELNCCEDHESLWLHLRPNRLPRGFHCIIAAAIYHPPSADDQSLWEHLFQSLALVESKFPNSGILLTGDFNRLDVSGLLRHFRLKQIVKVPTRKDATLDLILTNMHDHYAAPQAFPPFGLSDHNTVLAAAIDKKQNNNRKKAGPAHQFLGRTRKISDQH, encoded by the coding sequence ATGTCACTTGCTCCAAAAATCGATGAAGTAATAGAATTCGTTTTGCGCAAAGAAGCCGACCTTGTTTTTATTACCGAAACTTGGTTAAAAGAAAGCGTGTCCGACGGGGTCATTAATATTCCTGACTTTAGTGTGGTACACCGTGATTTGATGGAACAGATGCATGGTAGAGTGTGCGCGTATATCAAAGATGGCTGTAGATTCCAACATCTAAAAGAGCTGAACTGCTGTGAAGATCATGAGAGTTTGTGGCTGCATTTAAGACCTAATCGCCTTCCTCGAGGTTTCCACTGTATTATTGCCGCTGCAATATATCACCCACCCAGCGCAGACGACCAGTCACTGTGGGAGCATCTGTTCCAGTCCCTCGCGCTCGTGGAGTCAAAGTTCCCCAACTCTGGCATACTGCTTACTGGCGATTTCAACCGTCTGGACGTAAGCGGCCTGCTAAGACACTTTCGCCTGAAGCAAATTGTTAAGGTGCCAACGCGGAAAGATGCAACCTTGGATTTGATTCTTACTAACATGCACGATCATTACGCCGCGCCACAGGCCTTTCCACCTTTTGGTCTGTCGGACCACAACACGGTGCTAGCTGCTGCAATagacaagaaacaaaacaacaaccgcAAGAAAGCGGGACCTGCGCACCAGTTCCTAGGCCGCACTCGGAAGATATCTGATCAGCATTGA
- the LOC5501126 gene encoding organic cation transporter protein, which translates to MEKEELNVNDGDGTKRKFHEFDDVFVNLVRSFGTYQRLLVVGLNMIILPLVCQFDSLVYALGTPGFHCETANVTCPPKQCCENCTSYVFDGPYHSTVSEWRLICDKAYLGATLQSVYFIGMLFGSFLTGMVSDAWGRKNCLFLFTGIMLAAGVASTLVDCVSFFAFLRFLVGFGLSGAMLSQFIYLMEIVGPKRRTLTGYVAYLFWGGFGLVILLFAYFIRGWRTLLLAGTLPAILLFPFWRWIPESPRWLVANGGLDEAHAVLVKFGAKRGNTIDEGALRELLDAVREDQLEREKDVKKHTALDLLKTPKLRRWTLNICFQWFAVALVNFGIFIFVSQLAGNLYVNYAIMRTLTTVRVPPLYFLTLKFGRRLVHGSCLLLGGTILLIILGFHESYPLATTGLAVTGFMVFYCAWTTTYLITAELFPTVLRNTAQGVGSTAARIGAMLAPYIAMSGQLPGTSVALPATICGVIALIAAVATYWIPETLYANMHQTAQEAERAEDDYGIPCCGGSQRARWQEEVSGKPLMMTEKA; encoded by the exons ATGGAGAAGGAGGAGCTGAATGTGAATGATGGTGACGGGACGAAGCGTAAGTTCCACGAGTTCGACGACGTGTTCGTCAATCTTGTGCGATCGTTTGGGACGTACCAGCGACTCCTCGTGGTCGGGTTAAACATGATCATCTTACCCCTAGTCTGCCAATTCGACTCGCTCGTCTACGCTCTTGGTACGCCTGGCTTTCATTGTGAGACGGCCAATGTGACTTGTCCTCCCAAGCAGTGCTGTGAAAACTGCACCTCGTACGTGTTTGACGGTCCATATCATTCGACAGTCTCAGAG TGGCGCCTGATATGCGACAAGGCCTACCTTGGGGCCACCCTTCAGTCCGTGTACTTTATCGGGATGTTGTTTGGCTCGTTTCTGACAGGGATGGTTTCGGATGCGTGGGGCCGTAAGAACTGCCTGTTCTTGTTCACAGGGATTATG CTCGCTGCTGGAGTGGCATCGACGCTTGTCGACTGCGTGTCTTTTTTCGCCTTTCTCCGCTTCCTAGTTGGGTTCGGTCTTTCTGGAGCAATGCTCTCGCAATTTATCTATCTCATGGAAATCGTCGGTCCCAAGCGGAGGACTCTGACGGGATACGTAGCCTATCTATTCTGGGGCGGCTTTGGGCTTGTCATTCTACTATTCGCGTATTTCATCAGGGGATGGCGAACGCTTCTTTTAGCGGGCACTCTACCGGCTATCCTATTGTTCCCATTTTGGAG ATGGATACCCGAGTCGCCTCGGTGGCTTGTCGCCAACGGGGGACTGGATGAAGCGCACGCAGTCCTTGTCAAGTTTGGCGCCAAAAGAGGTAACACGATTGACGAGGGAGCTTTGCGGGAACTGCTTGATGCGGTTCGTGAAGACCAGTTAGAGCGAGAGAAAGATGTCAAGAAACACACGGCTTTAGACCTGCTGAAAACCCCCAAGCTACGACGGTGGACCCTCAATATCTGCTTCCAATG GTTTGCCGTAGCGCTGGTGAATTTCGGAATATTCATTTTTGTATCGCAATTGGCGGGCAATCTTTATGTGAACTACGCGATCATGCGAACACTGACCACCGTACGAGTGCCACCGCTGTATTTCCTTACTCTCAA GTTCGGTCGTCGCCTGGTCCACGGCTCATGTCTGTTACTCGGTGGAACAATCCTGCTTATCATACTCGGATTTCACGAGA GCTACCCACTGGCGACTACAGGCCTCGCTGTGACTGGTTTTATGGTGTTTTACTGCGCCTGGACGACAACGTATCTTATCACCGCTGAACTGTTCCCCACAGTCTTGAG GAACACTGCCCAAGGTGTTGGATCTACCGCGGCTCGTATTGGCGCCATGCTTGCACCGTACATAGCTATGAGT GGTCAGTTGCCAGGGACGAGCGTGGCCCTACCCGCCACCATCTGTGGGGTGATCGCCTTGATAGCAGCAGTCGCTACGTACTGGATCCCAGAGACATTGTACGCAAACATGCACCAGACGGCACAGGAGGCGGAAAGGGCCGAAGATGATTATGGGATACCTTGCTGTGGAGGTTCCCAAAGAGCGAGGTGGCAAGAAGAGGTCAGCGGCAAGCCGCTTATGATGACAGAAAAGGCATAA